In the genome of Veillonellales bacterium, one region contains:
- a CDS encoding methyl-accepting chemotaxis protein has translation MNLALTDLRVHEHEVDFLKSYLSSIINAFEDGGCFVVADLNTVTYKLAEKFDLPGVEVGSQHVQGGVIAHAIQTGTTGMQKLNRNIYGVRTKVFSGPVWQENDTDISGAWALLLPQEHKLGGAFEHFAPVITDLLPEGGVIFLTDKEKCVKRQGSAKFDIAEVQAGVPIRDGSSQAEAMKQKKQVTVDVDAAVFGFPVRAIGVPLLDDASGEVVGSFNIAIPRKLATDLKELAQNLDQGLTGVAAAVQQITSATNDASTNQSHLHEEIENVKGHLDKINEVMAFIKDIADETKMLGLNAAIEAARVGDAGRGFGVVAEEIRKLSEESKKTVAQIKELTKQIEASMNETADASQSTLAVTEETSAAVEEVNATIEEMTSMGNNLSGMAANL, from the coding sequence GTGAATTTGGCGTTAACCGATCTGCGGGTGCATGAGCACGAAGTAGATTTTTTGAAATCGTATTTAAGTTCTATTATCAATGCTTTCGAGGATGGCGGATGTTTTGTCGTTGCCGATCTCAATACGGTAACGTATAAATTGGCGGAGAAATTTGACCTTCCGGGGGTGGAAGTCGGTTCGCAGCATGTCCAGGGCGGTGTTATCGCCCACGCGATTCAAACCGGTACAACAGGCATGCAGAAACTTAACCGGAATATATACGGTGTGAGAACAAAAGTTTTCAGCGGTCCCGTCTGGCAGGAAAACGACACGGACATTAGCGGCGCCTGGGCGTTGCTTCTTCCCCAGGAGCATAAACTGGGCGGCGCTTTCGAGCATTTCGCGCCGGTTATTACCGACCTGCTGCCGGAAGGCGGCGTTATATTTCTTACCGATAAAGAAAAATGCGTCAAACGGCAGGGGTCCGCTAAATTTGATATAGCCGAAGTGCAGGCGGGCGTGCCAATAAGGGACGGCAGCAGCCAAGCGGAAGCGATGAAACAAAAAAAGCAAGTTACGGTAGACGTTGATGCAGCGGTATTTGGCTTTCCGGTCAGGGCCATCGGGGTTCCTTTGCTGGATGACGCAAGCGGCGAAGTCGTTGGATCGTTTAACATTGCCATACCCCGAAAACTGGCTACCGATTTGAAGGAATTGGCGCAGAACCTTGATCAGGGGCTGACGGGAGTCGCAGCTGCGGTACAGCAGATTACTTCGGCGACGAATGACGCCAGCACCAACCAAAGCCATTTGCATGAGGAAATTGAAAATGTAAAAGGTCATTTGGACAAGATTAATGAAGTGATGGCTTTTATTAAAGACATTGCCGATGAAACGAAGATGCTGGGTCTGAATGCGGCGATTGAAGCGGCCCGGGTCGGCGATGCCGGCAGGGGATTCGGCGTGGTAGCGGAAGAAATCAGAAAACTGTCGGAAGAGTCAAAAAAGACTGTCGCTCAAATCAAGGAACTGACCAAACAAATCGAAGCATCAATGAATGAGACAGCGGACGCCTCCCAGTCCACCTTGGCGGTGACGGAAGAAACATCGGCGGCAGTGGAAGAAGTGAATGCGACAATTGAAGAAATGACCAGTATGGGGAATAACTTATCTGGTATGGCGGCAAACCTGTAG
- a CDS encoding chemotaxis protein CheW, whose amino-acid sequence MAKDSLKLVVFTMETDQTVYEYGIPIGQVQEITRPNKITKLPGMPSFVEGVMNLRKSVIPVVDLKKRFGIGSTVTKDTTRIIVAQAGGQKCGLIVDDILEIIPVAAEDMEQTPSFAGGIGSEYIIGIGKVDDRLIIALDMDKILTGNEEQALENIVV is encoded by the coding sequence ATGGCGAAAGATAGTTTGAAGTTGGTCGTATTTACTATGGAAACGGATCAGACCGTGTACGAATACGGCATCCCTATCGGTCAGGTGCAGGAAATTACCCGGCCGAATAAAATTACCAAATTACCGGGGATGCCATCTTTTGTCGAAGGTGTTATGAATCTGCGGAAAAGTGTGATTCCGGTTGTTGATCTTAAGAAACGGTTTGGGATTGGCAGTACAGTGACGAAAGATACAACTCGGATTATTGTGGCCCAAGCTGGCGGGCAAAAATGCGGCCTTATCGTTGACGATATATTGGAAATTATTCCGGTGGCGGCGGAAGATATGGAACAGACGCCGTCGTTTGCCGGGGGCATAGGTTCCGAATATATTATCGGCATCGGCAAGGTGGATGACCGGTTGATTATTGCGCTTGATATGGATAAAATTCTGACTGGGAACGAAGAGCAAGCGCTGGAGAATATTGTTGTTTGA
- a CDS encoding HD domain-containing phosphohydrolase — protein MRIISLSQAQPGMVIARNVFGADGDLLLAGGMILTESYIRRLRSLGIYSIYIESLLGENVETPEVLQEKTRTMAVARIQETFKNLRKRQSTSCEAVHKIAATIVEEIMNNKCAMVQLTDIRTFDDYTFGHSVNVCVLAVLTGMALGTMNRERLEKLAMGALLHDVGKMMVPNEIINKPGKLDAGEWKIMQQHSAYGFEILRTKSRDLSIISAHVAFQHHEKFNGEGYPRGLSGDHIHEFARIVAVADVYDALTSDRVYNKAMQLQQAYEILLAEANTHFDPVILQAFLERIAIYPAGCLVELNTGDIGIVVKVIPKLATRPTVRLIVNCDGDRYPDRPEIDLSVEHTIFVRRVLAEAELSEWNTDITSQ, from the coding sequence ATGCGGATAATTTCGCTGTCGCAAGCGCAGCCGGGAATGGTGATTGCGAGAAATGTGTTCGGTGCCGATGGAGATCTTTTGCTTGCCGGTGGAATGATACTGACGGAAAGTTATATTCGCCGGCTGCGGAGCTTGGGGATATATTCTATATATATTGAGAGTTTGTTAGGGGAGAATGTAGAAACTCCGGAAGTATTGCAGGAAAAGACGCGGACTATGGCTGTTGCCAGAATTCAGGAGACATTTAAAAATTTACGGAAGAGGCAAAGCACCTCTTGTGAAGCAGTCCACAAAATCGCCGCTACAATCGTAGAAGAAATCATGAATAACAAGTGTGCGATGGTTCAGTTGACCGATATCCGCACTTTTGACGACTATACGTTTGGTCATTCGGTCAATGTGTGTGTATTGGCGGTGCTGACGGGAATGGCGTTGGGGACGATGAACAGGGAGCGGCTGGAAAAGCTGGCGATGGGTGCTTTGCTGCACGACGTAGGCAAGATGATGGTACCGAACGAAATTATAAATAAGCCGGGGAAATTGGACGCCGGGGAATGGAAGATTATGCAGCAGCATTCCGCCTACGGTTTTGAAATCCTGCGGACTAAAAGCCGGGATTTGTCAATCATTTCCGCCCATGTGGCGTTTCAGCACCACGAAAAATTCAATGGCGAAGGCTACCCGCGGGGATTAAGCGGCGATCATATCCATGAATTCGCCCGCATTGTCGCTGTGGCGGATGTGTATGATGCATTGACGTCGGATCGGGTCTATAATAAGGCGATGCAGTTGCAGCAAGCGTATGAAATACTTTTGGCCGAGGCCAATACCCATTTTGATCCGGTAATTCTTCAGGCATTTTTAGAGCGCATAGCCATTTATCCGGCAGGATGTCTAGTGGAATTGAATACCGGCGATATCGGGATTGTCGTCAAGGTAATACCTAAGTTAGCGACGCGGCCGACAGTCAGGCTGATTGTAAACTGTGACGGGGACAGATATCCGGATAGGCCAGAGATTGATTTGAGTGTTGAGCATACGATTTTTGTCCGCAGAGTTTTGGCTGAAGCGGAATTATCCGAGTGGAATACTGATATTACCAGCCAATAG
- a CDS encoding MFS transporter: protein MADQTIQQRQTGRKALSFGCSAHLLHDGISDTLYVLFPIWQAQFGLSFTQVGFLKTLFSGTIASFQVPAGLLANRIGALRLVLLGTVLTCMAVMAFGWASTPILLGLFLILGGLGESVQHPLSSSIISAAYPEVKARRTALSTFNVAGDLGKLLLPGITSFFISLSNWEIATKVLAVFGLSVVFILYLLARRMKVAAKPSTKKPSYTLLGLKGYEAFWSLSTIGVIDSATRMGFLTFFPFLLREKGADITTIGLALTLIFAGGAVGKLACGVLATRLGILRSVIVTEIITAVCIGGMMILPLGNAILLASILGIALNGTSSVLYGSVPELVSEEKRSQSFALFYTATIGAGAISPPVYGFVSDVVGIQTTVVIIALIVLLTIPLTVPLRGKLGTAATVQRH, encoded by the coding sequence TTGGCAGATCAAACTATCCAACAAAGACAAACAGGGCGTAAAGCTTTAAGTTTTGGTTGCTCGGCACATTTACTGCATGATGGTATCAGTGATACGTTATATGTTCTGTTTCCTATTTGGCAGGCGCAATTCGGCTTATCTTTTACCCAGGTCGGTTTTCTTAAGACCCTGTTTTCCGGGACGATAGCCAGTTTTCAGGTTCCGGCGGGCTTATTGGCAAATCGTATTGGCGCACTTCGGCTGGTATTATTGGGTACGGTACTGACGTGTATGGCGGTTATGGCGTTTGGCTGGGCGTCTACACCGATTCTGTTAGGACTTTTTTTGATCCTGGGAGGCTTAGGCGAGAGTGTTCAACATCCCCTGTCATCGTCAATCATTTCAGCGGCGTATCCAGAGGTGAAAGCAAGACGTACCGCACTTTCGACTTTTAATGTAGCCGGAGATTTGGGGAAGCTGCTTCTTCCTGGCATAACATCCTTTTTTATTTCCCTTTCCAATTGGGAAATAGCAACAAAAGTACTGGCGGTTTTTGGATTATCGGTAGTTTTTATCCTTTACTTGCTTGCCAGAAGGATGAAAGTAGCTGCGAAACCCAGCACAAAGAAACCATCCTATACACTGCTGGGGCTGAAAGGATATGAAGCTTTTTGGTCTCTTTCCACAATCGGGGTCATTGATAGTGCAACCAGGATGGGGTTTTTGACCTTCTTTCCTTTTCTGCTAAGAGAGAAAGGTGCTGATATTACCACGATAGGGCTGGCGTTAACATTAATTTTCGCCGGTGGTGCCGTTGGAAAATTAGCCTGCGGTGTGTTAGCAACACGATTGGGGATTTTGCGCAGCGTAATAGTAACTGAAATCATTACCGCTGTATGCATTGGCGGAATGATGATATTGCCTTTGGGAAATGCGATCCTATTAGCTTCGATACTGGGAATCGCGCTTAACGGTACTTCATCCGTTCTTTATGGCAGTGTTCCTGAGCTGGTTTCAGAAGAAAAACGCAGCCAATCTTTTGCTTTGTTTTATACTGCGACTATTGGTGCCGGGGCTATATCACCGCCGGTTTACGGCTTTGTAAGTGATGTGGTTGGAATTCAAACTACAGTCGTCATTATTGCTCTGATTGTTTTGCTTACCATTCCCTTAACCGTACCCCTGCGCGGCAAACTGGGGACAGCTGCAACGGTTCAAAGACATTAA
- the nifU gene encoding Fe-S cluster assembly scaffold protein NifU: MKYSKKVMDHFMNPRNVGEIDDANGVGEVGNPVCGDIMKIYLKVKDNRIEDVKFNTFGCGSAIASSSMATEMIKGKTLEEAWELSNKAVAEALDGLPPVKMHCSVLAEEAVHKAINDYRVSIGLEPWDIKEHNDIHAQVHGE, from the coding sequence ATGAAGTACAGTAAAAAAGTAATGGATCATTTTATGAATCCCAGAAATGTCGGCGAAATTGACGATGCCAACGGAGTTGGCGAAGTCGGCAATCCGGTCTGCGGCGATATTATGAAAATATATTTAAAGGTCAAAGATAATCGTATTGAGGATGTAAAATTTAATACCTTCGGCTGCGGTTCTGCCATCGCCTCTTCCAGCATGGCAACGGAAATGATTAAAGGCAAAACCCTGGAAGAAGCCTGGGAACTGAGCAATAAGGCAGTCGCGGAAGCCCTTGACGGACTTCCGCCGGTAAAAATGCACTGTTCCGTGCTGGCGGAAGAGGCTGTCCACAAGGCCATTAACGATTATCGTGTTTCCATCGGGTTGGAGCCCTGGGACATTAAGGAACATAACGATATTCATGCCCAAGTCCACGGTGAGTAA
- the nifS gene encoding cysteine desulfurase NifS — translation MSDKHIYLDHSATTYIKPEVFDEMLPYLNTYYGNPSSIYSLARITETAIDEAREQAAKALNADKSEIFFTGGGSEGDNWALKGIAFANKNRGNHIITTKIEHHAVLHACQFLEKNGFEVTYLPVDSQGFINLDELRQAITDKTILVSIMFANNEIGTIEPISEIAKICREKKIYFHTDAVQAVGHVPIDVKALNVDLLSMAGHKIYGPKGVGVLYIRKGVKIENLIHGGGQERGRRAGTENIAGIVGLGKAIEMATADIQGESERLRRLRDKLIQGLSSIPHSKLNGPAGDKRLPGNVNMCFRFIEGESLLLLLDSKGISASSGSACTSGSLDPSHVLLAIGLPHEIAHGSLRLTLGSATTEEDIDYTIEVLPGIVQRLRDMSPLWKEYLKQGGN, via the coding sequence ATGAGTGACAAACATATTTATCTGGATCATTCGGCAACAACCTACATCAAACCGGAAGTTTTCGATGAAATGCTCCCCTATCTGAATACTTATTACGGCAATCCTTCTTCCATCTACTCCCTGGCACGGATCACGGAAACAGCCATTGATGAGGCCCGGGAACAAGCAGCCAAAGCCCTGAACGCCGATAAAAGCGAAATCTTTTTCACCGGCGGCGGCTCCGAAGGGGATAACTGGGCTTTAAAAGGCATCGCCTTTGCCAATAAAAATCGGGGAAATCATATTATAACCACCAAAATTGAACATCATGCTGTCTTACACGCTTGCCAGTTTTTAGAAAAGAACGGATTCGAAGTCACCTATCTGCCGGTTGATTCCCAAGGTTTTATCAACCTTGATGAACTGCGCCAGGCAATTACCGACAAAACCATTCTGGTTTCGATCATGTTTGCCAACAATGAAATCGGCACTATTGAGCCGATCAGTGAAATCGCCAAAATCTGCCGGGAGAAAAAGATCTACTTTCATACCGATGCCGTACAGGCAGTCGGGCATGTGCCGATTGATGTAAAAGCCCTGAATGTCGATCTGTTATCAATGGCCGGTCACAAAATTTACGGACCGAAAGGCGTTGGCGTCCTCTATATCCGTAAAGGCGTAAAAATCGAAAATCTGATTCACGGCGGCGGGCAGGAACGAGGCAGAAGAGCCGGCACGGAAAATATTGCCGGCATCGTCGGCTTAGGCAAAGCCATTGAAATGGCAACAGCCGACATACAAGGAGAGAGCGAGCGTTTACGCCGTTTGCGGGATAAGCTGATTCAAGGTCTTTCCTCTATTCCCCACAGCAAACTGAACGGTCCCGCCGGGGACAAGCGTCTGCCGGGAAATGTCAATATGTGCTTTCGGTTCATTGAAGGCGAATCTCTGCTGCTGCTGCTGGACAGCAAAGGCATCTCCGCCTCCAGCGGCAGTGCCTGCACCTCCGGCTCCCTTGATCCTTCCCATGTCCTATTAGCTATCGGGCTGCCCCATGAAATTGCTCATGGCTCACTGCGGCTTACTCTGGGAAGCGCCACAACGGAAGAGGATATCGACTACACCATCGAAGTACTGCCGGGAATTGTGCAGCGGCTGCGCGATATGTCCCCCTTATGGAAAGAATATTTAAAGCAAGGAGGCAATTAA
- a CDS encoding Rrf2 family transcriptional regulator: MKLSTKGRYGVKAAVDLAIHYGKEHISIKSIAERQNVSECYLEQLFAQLRKAGIIKSIRGAYGGYTLSRPPQEITVYDIMDVLEGSIEISDCIEDTSCTNIDCCPTRLLWVRIKESIDSVLKSTTLGDMVDDYTKMKNNKEGATHE, encoded by the coding sequence ATGAAATTATCAACCAAAGGCCGCTATGGAGTAAAAGCGGCAGTAGATCTTGCGATCCACTATGGGAAAGAACACATCTCCATAAAATCAATTGCGGAAAGGCAAAACGTATCGGAATGCTATTTGGAACAATTATTTGCCCAGCTCCGCAAAGCCGGCATCATCAAGAGCATCCGTGGTGCCTACGGCGGCTATACTTTAAGCAGACCGCCCCAGGAAATAACCGTCTACGATATTATGGATGTTCTCGAAGGCTCTATTGAGATATCCGACTGCATTGAAGATACTTCCTGCACTAATATCGACTGCTGTCCGACCAGGCTTCTCTGGGTCCGAATCAAAGAAAGTATTGACAGCGTGCTAAAGTCGACCACCCTGGGGGATATGGTTGATGACTATACTAAAATGAAAAACAACAAGGAAGGTGCTACTCATGAGTGA
- a CDS encoding LysR family transcriptional regulator yields MEWNQLIYFKTLAEMQHFTHAAEKLALSQSALSRSIAKLENELGFPLFERCGKSIILNNHGKIFLEHVERALHEIAAGKQIILDLLNPEHGSIALAFLHSLGLNIVPNLLGSFRNRYPQIEFKLYQNGAPLLLHQLMLGEIDLCLCSDMPTNDSIEWADLYKEKIFVCVPSNHHLAGRSQIALEEIAHEPIITFKENYGLRVLMDQLFKAASIHPLITFEGEEIMTVAGLVEARLGVALIPQSPGLEHINTVFLPISNPACSRTIRIAWKKGRYLSPAAKRFKDFVAEWFRK; encoded by the coding sequence TTGGAATGGAACCAGCTTATTTACTTTAAAACATTGGCCGAAATGCAGCATTTTACCCATGCTGCCGAGAAATTAGCCTTGTCCCAGTCAGCTCTCAGCCGTTCGATTGCCAAATTGGAAAATGAACTCGGCTTTCCCCTGTTTGAGCGTTGCGGAAAAAGTATTATTTTAAATAATCACGGAAAAATATTTTTAGAACATGTGGAAAGGGCTCTGCATGAAATTGCCGCAGGCAAACAAATCATCCTTGATTTACTCAATCCGGAACATGGCAGTATCGCTTTAGCTTTTTTACATTCTTTGGGATTGAATATCGTACCCAATCTATTAGGGAGCTTTCGCAATCGCTATCCCCAAATTGAATTTAAGCTATATCAAAACGGCGCTCCTCTCTTGTTGCATCAGCTTATGCTGGGAGAAATTGATCTCTGTCTTTGCTCCGATATGCCAACGAATGATTCTATCGAATGGGCCGACCTCTATAAGGAAAAAATTTTCGTCTGCGTTCCCTCCAATCACCATCTGGCCGGGCGGTCTCAAATTGCCTTGGAGGAAATCGCCCATGAGCCGATAATTACTTTCAAGGAAAATTATGGTCTCCGGGTTTTGATGGATCAATTGTTTAAGGCTGCATCTATTCATCCGTTGATAACCTTTGAAGGGGAAGAGATTATGACCGTCGCCGGACTGGTGGAGGCCCGCCTTGGAGTCGCACTTATCCCCCAAAGTCCTGGTCTGGAACATATAAATACTGTTTTTTTACCTATCTCCAATCCTGCCTGTTCCCGTACTATCAGAATTGCCTGGAAAAAAGGCCGGTATTTATCGCCGGCAGCCAAGCGGTTCAAAGACTTTGTCGCGGAATGGTTCAGGAAGTGA
- a CDS encoding MFS transporter, with the protein MNNYIQKGTPQYWRALSALFLGTLAAFGVMYCTQPLIPVFSKEFALTPSVASLAMSFTSGGMALSMLAIAGLAGFLDRKITMAVSLFGSAVLTVAVVLSSDFTTILLCRAAQGILLAGFPAIAMAYINEEFEPGITGLVIGVYISGTSIGGLCSRLLVSALTDFFSWKIALGCIGLLGFFIGIWFWFGIPQSKHFVPQKHLPQNMGSDLLQNLRNPLILRLYLIAFAIMGSFMAVYNFIGYSLMAPPYNFSQTAVGGLFTLYLIGTFSSTFMGGMADRHGNAKILCLSIFLMLFGGIVTLAASLIIKIIGLAIFTFGFFGSHSTACSWVGKSCLGDKARAASLYLLFYYFGASVIGTAGGVFLFHYGWPGVILLVGVVLGGSLLLSAVLILKKTHHGRLIDFHFQ; encoded by the coding sequence ATGAATAACTATATACAAAAAGGAACTCCCCAGTATTGGAGGGCTCTTTCTGCTTTGTTTTTAGGAACTTTGGCAGCTTTTGGCGTGATGTATTGCACACAGCCTCTTATTCCGGTTTTTTCGAAGGAGTTTGCCTTAACTCCTTCCGTTGCCAGTTTGGCCATGTCCTTTACCAGCGGCGGAATGGCATTATCCATGCTGGCCATTGCCGGCCTGGCCGGTTTTTTGGATCGAAAAATAACCATGGCTGTTTCTTTGTTTGGTTCGGCTGTTTTGACGGTGGCTGTTGTTCTTAGCAGCGATTTCACCACTATTTTGCTTTGCCGGGCGGCTCAGGGAATTTTGCTGGCAGGTTTTCCCGCCATTGCCATGGCGTATATCAATGAAGAATTTGAACCGGGAATTACCGGCTTGGTGATCGGAGTTTATATTAGCGGAACATCCATCGGCGGGCTATGCTCCCGGCTGCTGGTCAGTGCTCTGACGGATTTTTTCTCCTGGAAGATTGCCTTGGGATGTATTGGATTGTTAGGCTTTTTTATCGGTATCTGGTTTTGGTTTGGAATTCCCCAGTCCAAACATTTCGTGCCGCAGAAGCATTTACCGCAGAATATGGGAAGCGATCTACTGCAAAATTTGCGTAACCCCCTGATTCTCCGGCTCTATTTGATTGCTTTTGCCATTATGGGATCTTTTATGGCGGTCTATAATTTTATTGGTTATTCCTTAATGGCGCCGCCGTATAATTTCAGTCAGACGGCAGTTGGCGGCTTGTTTACCCTCTATTTGATCGGCACTTTCAGTTCCACCTTTATGGGCGGTATGGCCGACCGGCATGGCAATGCCAAAATTCTCTGTTTGTCCATTTTTTTGATGCTGTTCGGCGGCATTGTTACTTTGGCCGCTAGTTTGATCATCAAGATTATTGGTTTGGCTATTTTTACCTTTGGCTTTTTCGGCAGCCATTCCACAGCCTGCAGCTGGGTAGGAAAAAGCTGTTTGGGAGATAAGGCACGGGCCGCTTCCCTGTACCTGCTTTTTTATTATTTTGGCGCCAGTGTGATTGGAACCGCCGGTGGGGTGTTTTTATTCCACTACGGCTGGCCGGGCGTGATTTTACTTGTCGGCGTTGTTCTGGGAGGATCATTGCTGCTTTCCGCAGTATTAATATTGAAGAAAACGCACCATGGACGGTTGATCGATTTTCATTTTCAATAG
- a CDS encoding sigma 54-interacting transcriptional regulator: MLENQHVVTVGIVSPFDTFTRQARLLAGTIPNIKLEIYEAALEKSRDIVSKLTDRRVDVVVSRGATAEYLKPYTQLPVVSCNITFYDLALACRKAKQYGSKIAIILFGSSDFDIPFLSELLGIQIVHIPSYTNSLEIKRGIDSSVAQGYKVIVGSALAVSYAEKMGIPGLVVESSSQSIQDAIAVAAHLARVRRAEREQAEKMRVILDFAYSGVIAVDARGRIEVFNETARKIIGVTRDCIGRNIEQVVPNTRLPEVVKKNEPQIGEIQRISAATSILTSRVPLLVEGEVIGAVATFNEATHIQRWEQKLRKELIGKGLVAKKTFDDICRCSAPLKDAVEKAKQFAASDLPVLIYGETGTGKEGFAQSIHNASSRSSGPFVAINCSALPETLLESELFGYEEGAFSGARRGGKHGLFELAHGGTIFLDEIGSISVSLQSRLLRVLQEKEVMRVGSDRIIPVDFRLITATNVDLAGQLREGKFRSDLYFRINVLRLPLPALRQCPEDISYLAGVFLERAGLNTEEILTPAAFSRLQQYSWPGNIRELESFCRRLAILSKSQSIEEILDEFTNELQPPSAAPELTKPDIVLTIGPWQEMEREIFHQAVRHFGNNRTLAAKIMEISRSTLWKKMK, translated from the coding sequence ATGCTTGAAAATCAGCACGTGGTTACAGTTGGTATTGTTTCACCGTTTGATACTTTTACGCGTCAGGCCCGGCTTCTGGCCGGCACGATTCCCAATATCAAGCTGGAGATATATGAAGCAGCTTTGGAAAAAAGCCGCGACATAGTCAGTAAACTGACCGACCGGCGGGTGGATGTTGTCGTCAGCCGGGGTGCTACTGCCGAATACTTGAAGCCATATACTCAATTACCGGTAGTGAGTTGTAACATTACCTTCTATGATTTGGCTCTTGCCTGCCGTAAAGCGAAACAATACGGCAGTAAAATTGCCATTATCCTTTTCGGCTCCAGCGACTTTGATATCCCATTTCTGTCGGAACTGCTTGGTATCCAAATTGTTCATATTCCCAGCTATACTAATTCATTGGAAATTAAACGGGGTATTGACTCTTCAGTTGCCCAGGGATACAAAGTTATTGTCGGCAGCGCCCTGGCTGTCAGCTATGCTGAAAAGATGGGAATTCCGGGACTGGTAGTGGAGTCGTCATCTCAGTCAATACAGGATGCTATTGCTGTTGCCGCTCACTTGGCCCGGGTTCGCCGGGCAGAGCGGGAACAGGCGGAAAAGATGCGGGTTATTCTTGATTTTGCCTATAGCGGTGTCATTGCTGTCGATGCTCGGGGCAGGATTGAGGTATTCAATGAAACAGCCAGGAAAATTATCGGCGTGACCAGAGACTGCATTGGCCGGAACATCGAACAGGTCGTTCCGAATACCCGCTTGCCTGAAGTCGTCAAAAAAAACGAACCACAGATTGGTGAAATTCAGCGAATTAGCGCTGCAACCTCCATATTGACCAGCCGGGTTCCCTTATTGGTGGAAGGGGAAGTTATCGGTGCAGTGGCTACTTTTAACGAAGCCACTCACATTCAACGCTGGGAGCAGAAACTGCGGAAAGAACTGATAGGCAAGGGGTTGGTTGCGAAAAAAACATTTGATGATATCTGCCGCTGCAGTGCTCCGCTGAAGGACGCGGTGGAAAAGGCTAAACAGTTTGCCGCTTCTGATCTTCCGGTCCTGATTTATGGTGAAACCGGCACAGGGAAAGAAGGCTTTGCCCAAAGTATTCACAATGCCAGTTCCCGGTCATCCGGTCCCTTTGTAGCCATTAATTGTTCCGCATTGCCGGAAACACTGCTGGAAAGCGAACTGTTTGGCTATGAAGAAGGTGCGTTTTCCGGCGCTCGGCGCGGCGGCAAGCATGGTTTATTTGAACTTGCCCATGGCGGGACTATTTTTCTGGATGAAATCGGCAGTATTTCTGTTTCCCTGCAGTCCCGCCTGCTGCGAGTATTACAGGAAAAGGAAGTGATGCGGGTGGGATCCGACCGGATCATTCCCGTCGATTTCCGTTTGATTACGGCTACTAATGTTGATTTGGCCGGCCAATTGCGGGAGGGAAAATTCCGTTCCGATTTATATTTCCGCATCAATGTTCTCCGTTTGCCATTGCCTGCTTTGCGGCAGTGCCCCGAAGATATATCCTATTTAGCCGGAGTTTTTCTGGAACGGGCGGGACTGAACACAGAGGAGATACTGACTCCGGCTGCATTTTCCCGGCTGCAGCAATATTCCTGGCCGGGAAATATTCGTGAATTGGAGTCCTTTTGCCGGCGACTGGCTATTTTGTCGAAAAGCCAGTCGATAGAAGAGATTCTGGACGAATTTACCAACGAGCTGCAGCCGCCTTCGGCCGCTCCAGAACTGACGAAGCCGGATATTGTTTTGACTATTGGCCCCTGGCAGGAAATGGAACGGGAGATTTTTCATCAGGCTGTCCGGCATTTTGGCAATAACCGCACGCTGGCCGCTAAAATCATGGAAATTAGCCGCTCGACCTTATGGAAGAAAATGAAATAA